The window GGCTGGGGGACTTGGGTCGGGCGAGTTCGAAGAGGTAGCCGCGTTCGGTGTCGTCCAGGCGCAGGGCGCGGGCGACCGCCTCCAGTACCGTCTCGGAGACGTGGGGGTGCCGGCCCTGTTCGAGGCGGGCGTAGTAGTCCGTGCTCACCCCGGCCAGGTGCGCGACCTCTTCACGGCGCAGTCCCGGGACCCGGCGCGCGCCGCCGCTGAAAGCCGCCCCCGCGTCCTCGGGACGCAGACGGGCCCGGCGCGAGCGCAGGAAGTCACCGAGCTCGTCGCTTTGATCCATGCATCCAGTGATACCACTACAGCGGCATGACGGGCCGGTGAGTGGACCAGCCAGACCTAGGTTCAGCAGGGCGCGCGCGAGGCGTCCGCACGCGTGTCCCGGGCGGGAGGCTGGACGCGAACCGGGAGGCAACGCCGGCTCCACAGGTGGTCCTCGTCGGCAACGGGCCCTTTCTGAGAAAGGGCCGCGCACGGCCGAGCGCAGCACCCGGTTACCCCTCGTTCCTCACACGAAGCAGATGAATCATGCCCTTTGTGATCTACGTCCTTGGGCTGGGCATCTTTGCCCAGGGCACCTCGGAATTCATGCTCTCCGGCGTGATGTCCTCCATCGCCCAGGACCTCGACATCCCCCTCGCCTCCGCCGGAATGCTGGTGTCCGCCTTCGCCATCGGCATGCTCGCCGGAGCACCGCTGATGAGCCTGGTCACCCTGAAGATGCCGCGCCGTGCCCCGCTGGTCGGCTTCCAGCTCGTCTTCATCGCCGCCCACGTTGGCACCGCCCTCGTCCCGCACTTCGGATTCCTGCTGGTCATGCGGGTGCTGTCGGCCATGGCGTATGCCGGATTCTGGGCCATGGCGTCGGTCGCGGCCATCTCGCTGGTGGACGCCGACAAGCAGGGCCGGGCCATGGGAGTGGTCGTCTCGGGACTGAGCGTGGCCACGATCATCGGTGTCCCGGGCAGCACCCTGCTCGCACAGCACGCCGGCTGGGAGGCCGCCTTCTGGGCCGTAGCCGCGATGACCGCTCTGTCCACGATCGCACTGCTCACCGCCCTGCCCGGCGGCCCGGACATGACAACGGCACAGCCGCGTCTGGCCACGGAACTGCGCTCGCTGATGCAGCCACGGCTATGGGTCGCCTACGCCACCACCGCACTGACCGTGGCCGCCCAATTCGCGATCTTTTCCTACCTC is drawn from Streptomyces sp. NBC_01717 and contains these coding sequences:
- a CDS encoding Cmx/CmrA family chloramphenicol efflux MFS transporter produces the protein MPFVIYVLGLGIFAQGTSEFMLSGVMSSIAQDLDIPLASAGMLVSAFAIGMLAGAPLMSLVTLKMPRRAPLVGFQLVFIAAHVGTALVPHFGFLLVMRVLSAMAYAGFWAMASVAAISLVDADKQGRAMGVVVSGLSVATIIGVPGSTLLAQHAGWEAAFWAVAAMTALSTIALLTALPGGPDMTTAQPRLATELRSLMQPRLWVAYATTALTVAAQFAIFSYLGALLEDVTGLSTGLVPLVLGLYGVGAFIGLTIGGRVADRSPFTRLLVGMAAVIVAAAALTVTIHVPWITIALVVLLGAANFGVTPAVNARVFSILGETRTLGGAVNIAAFNVGIAVAPLASGLVINTGLGLAGTAWIGAAFGVAHMGSVLLDRHLTRRHEAGTEEPTTVSELEHAPAAS